A region of Candidatus Megaera polyxenophila DNA encodes the following proteins:
- a CDS encoding DNA-directed RNA polymerase subunit omega produces the protein MARVTVEDCVEQITNRFELVSLAAQRAKSISCGSPITIERDNDKNAVVALREIAAKNLDIPQLREELIGSLQTRNKIDFVEDENLHAESQETISDEIDISDENALIFDDEDNLNFEENAFDDNITEEDLTKL, from the coding sequence ATGGCCAGAGTAACAGTTGAAGATTGTGTTGAACAAATTACTAATAGGTTTGAGCTAGTATCGCTTGCAGCTCAAAGAGCAAAGTCAATAAGTTGTGGTTCTCCTATAACAATAGAAAGAGATAACGATAAAAACGCCGTAGTAGCATTGCGTGAAATTGCTGCCAAAAATCTGGATATACCACAACTACGAGAAGAATTGATTGGTAGTCTTCAGACTCGAAATAAAATAGACTTCGTAGAAGACGAAAACCTACATGCAGAAAGTCAGGAAACTATTTCTGATGAAATAGATATTTCAGATGAAAACGCACTCATATTTGACGACGAAGACAATCTAAATTTTGAAGAAAATGCTTTTGACGATAATATAACAGAAGAAGATTTGACCAAATTATAG
- a CDS encoding glycyl-tRNA synthetase subunit alpha gives MNKLSFQQIILELQNFWQDYGCAILQPYDVEMGAGTFHPATVLRCLGPNPWNVAYVQPSRRPTDSRYAEHPNRMQHYYQFQVILKPSPDDIQDLYLESLKKLGIDSKINDIRFVEDDWESPTLGASGLGWEVWCNGMEVSQFTYMQQIGGIDCRPIAGEITYGLERLALYIQRVDAVKDLDWNGQKGDKALTYGQVDFEAEKQFSKFNLELADVEMLTRHFVDSENQCKQLIAAVLPIPAYDYCIKASHLFNLLNARGVISVTERAAYIARVRNLAKITCEKWLEIQGC, from the coding sequence ATGAACAAATTATCATTTCAGCAAATCATATTAGAATTACAAAATTTTTGGCAAGACTATGGTTGTGCTATTTTGCAGCCTTATGATGTGGAAATGGGAGCTGGTACGTTTCATCCGGCAACGGTTTTGCGCTGTCTTGGGCCTAATCCATGGAATGTAGCTTATGTTCAGCCTTCACGCCGTCCTACAGATAGTAGATATGCAGAACATCCAAATAGGATGCAGCATTATTACCAGTTTCAAGTTATTTTAAAACCATCCCCTGATGATATTCAAGATCTTTATCTGGAGAGTCTAAAGAAGTTAGGTATTGATAGCAAAATCAATGATATAAGATTTGTAGAAGATGATTGGGAATCTCCAACACTTGGCGCTTCAGGCCTAGGGTGGGAGGTGTGGTGTAATGGGATGGAAGTCTCGCAATTTACCTATATGCAGCAAATAGGGGGAATAGATTGCCGGCCGATAGCTGGAGAAATTACATACGGTCTAGAAAGACTTGCTCTTTATATTCAAAGGGTTGATGCTGTAAAGGATCTGGATTGGAACGGTCAAAAAGGTGATAAAGCCCTAACTTATGGACAGGTCGATTTTGAAGCTGAAAAGCAGTTTTCAAAGTTTAATCTCGAATTAGCCGATGTAGAAATGCTAACCAGGCATTTTGTTGATTCAGAAAACCAATGTAAGCAGTTAATAGCAGCAGTCCTGCCTATACCGGCTTATGATTATTGCATTAAGGCAAGCCACTTATTTAATTTATTAAATGCCAGAGGTGTAATTAGCGTAACAGAGCGCGCTGCTTATATTGCAAGGGTAAGAAACCTAGCAAAAATAACTTGTGAGAAATGGCTTGAAATTCAGGGGTGCTAA
- a CDS encoding glycine--tRNA ligase subunit beta: MSELLIELFCEEIPAMMQARAETAYLDIFKKYFQEKEIVFEEIKIFTGPRRIAIFVNGVAKEIKGKFISIKGPRTDSLPVAIEGFCKSNDISKADLIVREVKGVECYFYEKEIASQPTKLALLDSLTHPILEYVWPKSMYWSDYKIKWVRPLKNILCVFDGEVIPFKLGHLTANNITFGHRFMSPKQISVKDFAGYKKDLEENFVILDREERKAIISNDIREKIEILSKKYKTNYLAKDDPALLEEVAGLAEYPVVLCGRIEDRFLELPSEVLVSSMRTHQKYFSLFGQTKFSEKGEVFDTTKKEFFAPFFLFVSNIKSPDDNIIIKGNEKVLSARLSDALYFYQQDLKKPLLDSLNKLDKVIFHAKLGSMKQKTARLAQLTKYITSHFQQKEAEDAALLCKSDLVSEMVGEFPELQGIMGYYYAIAEGRDKKIAIAIRDHYKPRGSSDSIPGDPNLGGDASAVLALADKIDSLCGLMLAGEKPTSSKDPYGLRRLALGIIRIILENRLEQDLKKLIEHSCDLYPKGVNSNSEDADQIISFIEDRVKNYFKEEFDLARVNAVVNCRLEPSLCSIKWKLEALNSFLDTEDGKTSLNSYKRASNILGSAKLNGEINTNLLHREEEKKLLEFLKLATPKIDSLIEEKMFSESLKELAKVNNLIGNFFDNVMVMDSDAKIANNRLLLLARTKQLFNKVANFDQL, from the coding sequence ATGAGCGAATTATTGATAGAATTATTTTGTGAAGAAATCCCAGCAATGATGCAGGCAAGAGCAGAGACAGCCTATCTTGACATTTTTAAGAAATATTTTCAGGAAAAAGAAATTGTCTTTGAGGAAATTAAGATATTTACCGGCCCAAGGAGAATAGCAATTTTTGTAAATGGGGTTGCTAAAGAAATTAAAGGTAAGTTTATTTCTATCAAAGGGCCAAGAACAGATAGCTTGCCGGTTGCAATTGAAGGGTTTTGTAAATCTAATGATATTAGCAAAGCTGACTTGATTGTAAGAGAAGTAAAAGGGGTAGAATGTTATTTTTATGAAAAAGAAATAGCTAGCCAGCCTACCAAATTAGCTCTCCTTGATAGTTTAACTCATCCAATTTTAGAATATGTTTGGCCAAAATCAATGTATTGGTCTGATTATAAAATAAAATGGGTCAGGCCGCTGAAAAATATTTTATGTGTGTTTGATGGCGAAGTAATACCTTTCAAATTAGGCCATTTAACTGCTAATAATATTACTTTTGGCCATAGGTTCATGAGTCCAAAGCAAATATCGGTTAAGGATTTTGCTGGATACAAAAAAGATTTAGAAGAAAATTTTGTTATTTTAGACCGAGAGGAAAGAAAAGCTATAATCAGTAATGATATTAGAGAAAAAATAGAGATTCTAAGTAAAAAATATAAAACTAATTATCTAGCAAAAGACGATCCAGCTCTACTTGAAGAAGTTGCTGGTCTTGCAGAATATCCAGTCGTATTATGCGGAAGAATAGAAGATCGATTCCTAGAATTGCCAAGCGAAGTATTGGTTAGTTCTATGAGGACTCATCAAAAATATTTTAGCCTTTTTGGACAAACTAAATTTAGTGAAAAAGGAGAAGTGTTTGATACTACTAAAAAAGAATTTTTTGCTCCTTTTTTCCTGTTTGTTAGCAATATAAAGTCGCCTGATGATAATATAATTATTAAAGGTAATGAAAAAGTGCTATCGGCTAGGCTTTCTGACGCCCTGTATTTTTACCAACAGGATTTAAAAAAACCGCTTCTAGATTCTTTAAACAAGCTAGATAAAGTTATTTTTCATGCAAAACTAGGCTCTATGAAGCAGAAGACGGCCCGGTTGGCTCAGTTAACCAAGTATATTACTTCACATTTTCAGCAGAAAGAAGCAGAAGATGCGGCATTACTTTGTAAGAGTGATCTAGTATCGGAAATGGTCGGCGAATTTCCAGAGTTACAAGGAATAATGGGTTATTACTACGCAATAGCTGAAGGGAGAGATAAAAAAATAGCAATAGCAATTCGAGACCATTATAAACCTCGAGGTTCTTCTGATTCTATTCCCGGTGATCCTAATCTTGGTGGAGATGCGTCAGCAGTGCTGGCACTAGCGGACAAAATTGATAGTTTATGTGGTTTAATGTTAGCCGGAGAAAAACCGACCAGTTCAAAAGATCCTTATGGGCTTCGTAGGTTGGCCCTTGGTATTATAAGAATTATTCTAGAGAATCGACTTGAACAGGATTTGAAAAAGTTAATCGAGCATAGTTGTGACCTTTACCCTAAGGGAGTAAATAGTAATTCTGAAGATGCTGACCAAATTATTAGCTTTATTGAAGACCGGGTAAAAAATTATTTCAAAGAGGAATTTGATCTGGCACGAGTCAATGCAGTTGTAAATTGCCGACTAGAACCTTCCTTGTGTAGTATAAAATGGAAACTAGAAGCATTAAATAGTTTTTTGGATACTGAAGATGGCAAGACCTCGTTAAATTCCTATAAAAGAGCAAGTAACATCCTTGGTAGTGCTAAATTAAATGGGGAAATAAATACCAATTTACTCCACCGGGAGGAAGAAAAAAAATTACTGGAATTTCTAAAATTAGCAACTCCTAAAATTGACTCTCTAATAGAGGAGAAGATGTTTTCAGAGAGTTTGAAGGAACTCGCAAAGGTAAATAACTTGATAGGTAATTTTTTTGATAATGTTATGGTGATGGATAGTGATGCAAAAATTGCTAATAACAGGTTACTGCTACTTGCTCGGACAAAGCAGCTATTTAATAAGGTAGCCAATTTTGATCAGTTATAA
- a CDS encoding translation factor Sua5 yields the protein MKDLAIIAEAVKLIQAGELVAFPTETVYGLGANAFNEEACLKIYQAKGRPSNNPLIVHVASLEQAEELAIFNKEAYLLSKLWPGPLTMVLPRRNSSRLAECVTAGLSTVAIRVPAHRVARDLIIQSGVPIAAPSANKSGYLSPTSHRHVKAGFKSESVFVIDSETTTKYGLESTIIDLSTSVPTILRFGFITPQIIEQIIDRQVEIATKSSAIKAPGMMYTHYAPKTPIRINAISLEEGEIGLNFGGSKLNSKGSLNLSPTGDLAIAAANLFSYLHTLDDYARVNSLQRIAIAPIPNESIGLAINDRLIRATF from the coding sequence ATGAAGGATTTGGCAATAATTGCGGAAGCTGTAAAACTTATCCAAGCTGGTGAATTAGTGGCCTTTCCAACCGAAACAGTGTATGGACTTGGGGCAAATGCTTTTAACGAGGAGGCTTGCCTTAAAATATATCAGGCTAAGGGGAGGCCAAGTAATAATCCGCTAATAGTTCATGTTGCAAGTCTAGAGCAAGCAGAGGAGTTGGCAATTTTTAATAAGGAAGCTTATTTGCTTAGTAAATTATGGCCTGGTCCTCTAACTATGGTATTACCAAGAAGAAATAGCAGTAGGTTAGCAGAATGCGTAACAGCCGGATTATCTACTGTTGCAATTAGAGTACCGGCTCATAGAGTTGCTCGTGATTTAATAATCCAAAGCGGAGTACCAATTGCAGCTCCAAGCGCTAATAAGTCAGGGTATTTAAGCCCAACCTCACATAGGCACGTAAAAGCTGGTTTCAAAAGTGAGAGCGTATTTGTTATTGACTCAGAAACCACTACTAAATATGGACTCGAATCGACAATTATTGATCTTTCAACCTCAGTGCCTACCATCTTGCGCTTTGGTTTTATTACTCCGCAAATAATAGAACAAATAATTGATAGGCAGGTGGAAATTGCTACAAAATCTTCAGCCATAAAAGCTCCAGGTATGATGTATACTCATTATGCCCCTAAAACCCCCATAAGAATTAATGCAATATCTTTAGAAGAAGGAGAAATAGGGCTCAATTTCGGCGGTAGTAAATTAAATTCTAAAGGATCTTTAAATTTAAGTCCTACTGGCGATTTAGCAATAGCAGCGGCAAATTTATTTAGCTATTTACACACACTTGATGATTATGCGAGGGTAAATTCACTCCAGAGAATTGCAATTGCACCGATTCCGAATGAATCTATAGGACTTGCTATTAATGATCGTCTTATTAGAGCTACTTTCTAA
- a CDS encoding MFS transporter, producing MENSSAEVKINPKQVIAFFAMIVGMFMAILDIQIVASSLSVIAAGLSASGDELSWIQTSYLIAEVIIIPATGFLARLLSTRILYFIAALGFTVMSLMCALAWNIESMIIFRAMQGFFGGALIPTAFGAVFIIFPKEMRTKVSMIIGLVVTLAPTLGPTLGGYITENISWHFMFLLNLIPGIFVCTTVYIYVDFDKPNLKLLSNFDFLGIALMIMTLGCLQYVLEEGNKKDWLDDTYILILSVLVLLGFICLIIRELTFSSPIIDLGAFRNRNFSFGCIYSFILGVGLYGVVYLLPLFLFSVAGFNTLQIGITMIITGLCQLCSAPLAAKVFDSGLDKRIMLAIGYLTFGLGCYLNSFLTADSRFWELFLPQMVRGIALMFCFMPINDLALGTMPKDKVQNASGLYNLTRNLGGAIGLAFINSLIISKSKIFAQSMKDNMAFTSPLVQEQLGFFTEMLYGKVDNPKLAAYALLDNTINQQAFIIAINNIFIIIALMFCLSTLLLPFTSTVDNDRSGLSGH from the coding sequence ATGGAAAATTCTTCGGCTGAAGTAAAAATAAATCCCAAACAGGTTATAGCATTTTTTGCGATGATAGTTGGTATGTTTATGGCTATTTTAGACATACAAATAGTAGCAAGTTCACTTTCAGTAATAGCAGCTGGCTTATCTGCTTCAGGTGACGAGTTATCATGGATTCAAACTTCTTACTTGATAGCTGAAGTCATAATTATTCCGGCGACGGGCTTTTTGGCAAGGTTATTGTCGACAAGAATTTTATATTTTATAGCTGCTCTTGGCTTTACAGTTATGAGTCTCATGTGCGCGCTTGCCTGGAATATTGAATCTATGATTATCTTTAGAGCGATGCAGGGTTTTTTTGGTGGTGCTCTTATTCCTACTGCTTTTGGCGCAGTTTTTATTATTTTTCCAAAAGAGATGCGTACTAAAGTTAGTATGATTATAGGTCTTGTCGTAACTCTTGCTCCCACTCTTGGCCCTACGCTTGGTGGATATATAACAGAAAATATATCCTGGCATTTTATGTTTTTACTTAACTTAATTCCTGGAATATTTGTCTGTACTACTGTGTATATATATGTAGATTTTGATAAGCCAAATCTTAAATTGCTTTCTAATTTTGATTTTTTAGGTATAGCTTTAATGATTATGACCTTGGGCTGTTTACAATATGTTTTGGAAGAGGGAAATAAGAAAGATTGGTTAGACGATACTTATATTTTAATTCTATCTGTATTAGTATTGCTTGGTTTTATCTGCCTAATTATCAGGGAACTTACTTTTTCAAGCCCGATTATTGATCTTGGGGCTTTTAGAAACAGAAATTTTTCTTTTGGCTGTATATATTCTTTTATTCTCGGTGTAGGCCTTTACGGTGTGGTATATCTTCTTCCTTTATTTCTATTTTCGGTAGCCGGATTTAATACTCTGCAAATAGGTATAACGATGATTATAACAGGGCTATGTCAGTTGTGCTCGGCTCCTCTTGCGGCAAAGGTATTTGATTCTGGTTTGGATAAAAGAATTATGCTGGCCATTGGATATTTGACATTTGGGCTAGGTTGCTACTTAAATAGCTTTCTAACTGCTGACTCACGATTCTGGGAGCTGTTCTTGCCTCAAATGGTTAGAGGTATAGCCTTGATGTTTTGTTTTATGCCGATAAATGATCTTGCTCTTGGAACGATGCCTAAAGATAAAGTTCAAAATGCGAGTGGTTTATATAACCTAACAAGAAATCTTGGAGGTGCTATAGGACTGGCATTTATTAATAGCCTTATTATTTCAAAATCCAAAATTTTTGCCCAAAGCATGAAAGACAATATGGCATTTACTTCACCTCTTGTCCAAGAGCAATTAGGCTTTTTTACTGAAATGTTATATGGCAAGGTAGATAACCCCAAGCTTGCAGCTTATGCCTTATTAGATAATACAATAAATCAACAAGCCTTTATTATTGCAATTAATAACATATTTATTATCATAGCATTGATGTTTTGTTTAAGCACATTACTTCTTCCTTTTACGTCTACAGTTGATAATGACAGGAGTGGTTTAAGTGGACACTAA
- a CDS encoding cation:proton antiporter → MDTKKFISLLVFFIIWLGLTGIKPDLMYIFFAILTPSIVYYFAHKLSLLPTKLNIDILKSMKYAFWLIAEIIKSSISVSKIAWRRNISIYPLLEPIISVQNTELGVVIYANSITLTPGTVTLSTEDNKLLVHALDIKFMRDLQDGTMDRKIEEIIIK, encoded by the coding sequence GTGGACACTAAAAAATTTATATCATTGTTGGTATTTTTTATTATCTGGCTTGGATTAACCGGTATAAAACCTGACCTTATGTATATTTTTTTTGCAATTCTAACTCCATCTATAGTTTATTATTTTGCTCATAAATTATCTTTACTGCCTACAAAACTTAATATCGATATTTTAAAATCGATGAAATATGCCTTTTGGTTAATTGCAGAGATAATTAAGTCATCAATTTCTGTATCCAAAATCGCCTGGAGGCGAAATATTAGTATATATCCGTTATTAGAGCCTATTATCTCTGTGCAAAATACGGAACTAGGTGTGGTTATATATGCTAATTCCATAACACTCACCCCCGGTACTGTTACTCTTAGTACAGAAGATAATAAACTTTTAGTTCATGCCTTAGATATTAAGTTTATGAGGGATTTACAAGATGGTACTATGGATAGGAAAATAGAAGAAATTATAATTAAGTAA
- a CDS encoding peptidase S9, which yields MLIKLLILAVLSYNKYQNPLEIINQGINMQPPPIAKKIPYSFKIQDTEIEDEYHWLRGKGWPEKITDKDILNYLKEENDYFSHFMTPLAKQKDMIFEELKGRVKLADQSTYTQKDNYYYYWRTEEDKDYIIYCRKRDSIQNPEEILLDVNKLAEGKKFTTIGAFAISPDHKLMAYSADFTGGEKYTIALFDLANKKFLADQIQNTIGDVVWHENGEGFFYTPLDENWRHDKVMFHKLGTNSNEDKLIYHEQDVLYSVSVNKSSSKKYIIIHTGGHDSSESYYLPMDDKSFTPILIQKRADKILYSVDHGANYFYMYSNQGAKNFHILKTDNIKQGWEEYIKEDPNKYLSGFDLTEKYILLNYRHNGLPLIVVKDLKTGEAKLVHFPDESYTASGYSTNFEHNDLRIDYSAPSRPNTVYKYNFDNEQLDILKIQEIPSGFDPDEYVTKRIFATSGEVKVPITLLYKKSLFKKDGSNPLYLYGYGSYGYGLPPAFKNSAISLVNRGFVYAIAHIRGGDDLGHDWYEAAKFLTKKRTFEDFIASAQKLIEEKYTAKGNIVIVGGSAGGMLIGNVINEKPELFKAAIAHVPFVDVLNTMLDETLPLTPGEFKEWGNPKEKAYFDYIKSYSPYDNVKAQNYPHLMVTAGLTDPRVGYWEAAKWVARLRHKKADNNVIIFKTNMDFGHKGASSRFDYLKEAAEDIVFILKIFSR from the coding sequence ATGCTAATTAAACTATTAATATTAGCCGTTTTGAGCTACAACAAATATCAAAATCCTTTAGAAATTATTAATCAAGGAATTAATATGCAACCCCCTCCAATAGCAAAGAAAATACCTTATAGCTTTAAAATACAAGATACTGAAATCGAAGATGAATACCATTGGTTAAGGGGAAAAGGCTGGCCGGAAAAAATTACGGATAAAGACATACTAAATTACCTAAAAGAAGAAAATGATTACTTTAGTCATTTTATGACTCCCTTAGCTAAGCAAAAAGATATGATTTTTGAAGAACTAAAAGGTAGAGTCAAACTGGCTGATCAATCTACTTACACTCAGAAAGATAATTATTATTACTACTGGCGTACTGAAGAAGATAAGGATTATATTATCTACTGTAGAAAGCGTGACTCCATACAGAATCCGGAAGAGATTCTCCTTGATGTCAATAAATTAGCTGAAGGTAAAAAATTTACTACTATTGGTGCTTTTGCTATAAGTCCTGATCATAAACTTATGGCTTATTCGGCTGATTTTACTGGTGGTGAAAAATATACTATAGCACTATTTGACCTAGCAAATAAGAAATTTTTAGCTGATCAAATTCAAAATACTATTGGTGATGTGGTCTGGCATGAAAATGGAGAAGGTTTTTTCTATACTCCATTGGATGAAAATTGGCGTCATGATAAAGTTATGTTTCATAAGCTGGGCACAAACAGCAATGAAGATAAATTAATCTATCATGAGCAAGACGTTTTATACTCGGTTTCAGTAAATAAAAGCTCTAGTAAAAAATATATTATTATCCACACGGGCGGTCATGATAGTAGCGAATCCTATTATTTACCTATGGATGACAAAAGCTTTACCCCTATTCTTATTCAAAAAAGAGCTGATAAAATTCTTTATTCAGTAGACCATGGTGCTAACTATTTTTATATGTATAGTAATCAGGGGGCGAAGAATTTTCATATTCTAAAAACAGATAACATCAAACAAGGTTGGGAAGAATACATAAAGGAAGATCCTAATAAATATCTATCAGGTTTTGATTTAACAGAAAAATATATTTTACTAAATTACCGACATAACGGTCTTCCCTTGATTGTTGTCAAAGATTTAAAAACCGGAGAAGCAAAACTAGTACATTTTCCTGATGAATCATATACAGCTTCCGGTTATAGTACTAATTTTGAGCATAACGATTTACGTATCGACTACTCGGCACCAAGTAGACCTAATACAGTTTATAAATATAATTTTGATAATGAGCAGCTTGATATTTTAAAAATTCAGGAAATTCCTAGTGGGTTTGATCCTGATGAGTATGTTACCAAAAGGATATTTGCTACTTCTGGAGAAGTAAAAGTTCCAATAACTTTACTTTATAAAAAATCCTTATTTAAGAAGGATGGCTCAAATCCTTTATATTTATATGGCTACGGCTCTTACGGCTATGGCTTGCCGCCAGCCTTTAAAAATTCAGCCATTTCTCTGGTAAACCGTGGGTTTGTTTATGCCATTGCTCACATTAGAGGCGGAGACGATCTAGGCCACGACTGGTATGAAGCAGCCAAATTCCTTACTAAAAAAAGAACATTTGAAGATTTCATTGCCTCAGCTCAGAAATTGATCGAAGAAAAATATACTGCTAAGGGAAATATAGTAATAGTTGGCGGAAGCGCCGGCGGTATGCTGATAGGCAACGTTATTAATGAAAAACCGGAATTATTTAAGGCAGCAATTGCGCATGTTCCATTCGTGGATGTTCTAAATACTATGCTTGATGAAACTTTGCCTCTTACTCCTGGTGAATTCAAAGAATGGGGAAATCCAAAAGAAAAAGCTTATTTTGATTATATAAAATCCTATTCGCCATATGATAATGTCAAAGCTCAAAACTACCCTCACTTGATGGTTACCGCAGGGCTTACCGACCCCCGGGTTGGTTACTGGGAGGCTGCAAAATGGGTAGCACGGCTTAGGCACAAAAAAGCTGATAATAACGTGATAATTTTTAAAACTAATATGGATTTTGGTCACAAAGGGGCTTCTTCGAGATTTGATTACTTAAAAGAAGCGGCAGAAGATATTGTCTTTATCCTCAAGATATTCAGTAGATAA